One segment of Rhodopirellula baltica SH 1 DNA contains the following:
- a CDS encoding quinol:electron acceptor oxidoreductase subunit ActD yields the protein MTESQPIPQTVADDKKVHGVVAEFTDVDSLLAACRRVRDAGYTKADAFTPFPVHGIDTALGIKPTVLPWISLAAGLTGTTIALLMQISLNGQTDLFEGIQYPYIISGKPFISLPAFIPVTFELTILLASFGTFFGMWALNGLPRFSNPMFTSPRFDRVTDDTFFLFLDAKDSRFDEAGAKALLGELGGEFVEPVLEDDSSKVIPKGLLIALATVICLSSIPALAVLRMRVTKSSSPRFHIFPDMDFSPSKDAQQTTTLFADGRAMRPDVPGTVRRGEMDWDLNFKTGIDMDELASIDPPRAAQLVAMQSDVAVDDEDEVVSEADVDAPAEDQDGEAADASEPTAEESAASETADNTPWLSENPLELSEEALARGQQQFNIYCSVCHGMNGRGNGLVNRRAQKILATTWTPPSNMHDPTLYADVYPDGKLFSTITNGVRKMPGYASQIKAKDRWAIVAYVRALQASQNATLEDVPGSERSKIEKEQAEVQAQLKAAAEAEAAKAAEAANAE from the coding sequence ATGACTGAATCCCAACCCATACCGCAGACGGTCGCCGACGACAAAAAGGTCCACGGTGTCGTCGCTGAATTCACGGATGTCGATTCGCTGTTGGCAGCATGTCGTCGTGTTCGCGACGCGGGCTACACGAAAGCGGATGCGTTCACGCCGTTCCCGGTTCACGGGATCGACACGGCGCTTGGGATCAAACCAACCGTTTTGCCATGGATCTCTTTGGCAGCTGGTTTGACCGGAACCACGATCGCACTTTTGATGCAGATCAGCTTGAACGGTCAAACCGACTTGTTCGAGGGAATTCAGTACCCATACATCATCTCGGGCAAGCCCTTCATCTCGTTGCCGGCCTTCATTCCGGTCACCTTTGAGTTGACGATTTTGCTCGCGTCGTTCGGAACGTTCTTCGGCATGTGGGCTCTGAACGGTTTGCCACGGTTCAGCAACCCGATGTTCACCAGTCCGCGCTTTGATCGTGTGACCGACGACACGTTCTTCTTGTTTCTGGATGCCAAGGATTCGCGATTTGACGAAGCCGGGGCCAAAGCATTGCTGGGGGAACTCGGCGGTGAATTTGTCGAACCGGTGTTGGAAGACGATTCGTCCAAGGTCATTCCAAAGGGTTTGTTGATCGCATTGGCAACTGTGATTTGCCTCTCGTCGATTCCTGCGTTGGCTGTGTTGCGTATGCGAGTGACCAAAAGTAGTTCGCCTCGTTTCCACATCTTCCCCGACATGGACTTCTCTCCTTCGAAAGACGCACAGCAAACGACGACATTGTTTGCAGATGGTCGTGCCATGCGTCCAGATGTTCCAGGAACGGTTCGCCGAGGTGAGATGGATTGGGACTTGAATTTCAAGACCGGCATCGACATGGACGAACTGGCCAGCATCGATCCTCCTCGCGCGGCTCAGTTGGTTGCCATGCAATCCGATGTTGCCGTGGACGACGAAGATGAAGTGGTTTCGGAAGCTGACGTCGATGCACCAGCAGAAGACCAAGACGGTGAAGCGGCCGATGCATCTGAGCCTACCGCTGAAGAGAGTGCCGCTAGTGAAACGGCTGACAACACACCTTGGTTGAGCGAGAACCCGCTTGAGCTGAGCGAAGAAGCTTTGGCTCGCGGCCAACAACAATTCAATATTTACTGCTCGGTTTGCCACGGCATGAACGGTCGCGGAAACGGATTGGTCAATCGTCGTGCTCAGAAAATCTTGGCGACGACCTGGACACCACCATCGAACATGCACGACCCAACGCTGTACGCGGACGTTTATCCCGACGGCAAGTTGTTCAGCACGATCACCAACGGTGTTCGCAAGATGCCGGGTTACGCGTCGCAAATCAAAGCAAAAGATCGTTGGGCCATCGTCGCCTACGTGCGGGCGTTGCAGGCCAGCCAAAACGCAACGTTGGAAGATGTTCCTGGATCCGAGCGTTCAAAAATCGAAAAAGAACAGGCCGAAGTTCAGGCTCAATTGAAAGCCGCTGCGGAAGCCGAAGCAGCCAAGGCGGCAGAAGCTGCCAACGCCGAATAG